CTCTGGTACATTATTCTACTTTTAAAATCTATCCGTCTTTTCTCCCCCAATCATACTTTATTTCACTGCCATGCGCAGGTAGCCGATACTCATCCGGCTCATTATAATTATAAACTTCTGTCGGTGTATTAATAACTATGGCTTCTTCTTCGGAAATGCATTTGAAACCATGATAAACAAAAGCCGGAATATGCACCAAAACGGGATTATGGCATCCTGCAAATATTTCATTAATCTCACCAAACGTAGCCGAATCTTTGCGGCTATCGTAGAGGACTATCTTCATCATTCCTTTGACTACCGCCATATTATCAGCCTGTTTTTTGTGATAATGCCAACCTTTGACAACTCCAGGATAGGCTGTGGTCATATACACCTGACCGAATTTTTGAAAAAAATTATCATCCGCGCGCATGATTTCCATCAACCGGCCACGCTCATCAGGAATTACTTTCAGTTTTTTTACTATTACGCCATCGATCATATTTTGTTCGCTCCTGTTTTTGCAACCATATTACCGGCGGATTGCAAGGATTCAAAAGTTCCTGCATCCGACCACCAGCCATCCAGCACATCCCATTGCATCTTTCCTTCTCTAATGTAAAAATTATTCACATCGGTAATCTCCAACTCTCCGCGCTCTGAAGGTTTTAGCGACCGGATAAATTCAAATACCCGGTAATCATACATGTAGATACCGATTACGGCATAGTTGGAAGCAGGATTGGCTGGTTTTTCTTCCACACTAATAATTTTCTTTCCCTCAAAGACAGGGACGCCAAACCTCTGAGGATCGGACACTTCCTTCAATAATATTCTGGCGCCCTCTTTCTGCTTAAGAAATTCTTCTGCCGCAGCCCGGATATTTGTCTCAATAATATTATCTCCTAATACTACGACTATTTTGTCCTTATCGGCAAAATGTTCGGCCAGACTCAAAGCCGCAGCAATGCCACCTTCACCTTGCTGATATGTATAGTTAATATGCTTAAGACCAAATTCTTTGCCATTTTCCAGCAGACGTAAAAAATCACCGGCATTATTTCCTCCGGTAACAATTAATATTTCTTCAATTCCGGCATTAACCAAAATTCTGATGGGATAATAAATCATCGGCTCATTATAAACCGGAAGCAAATGTTTATTAGTTACCTTTGTCAGAGGATAAAGCCTGCTGCCTAATCCACCGGCAAGAACAACTCCTTTCATGATTTCTCCTTAAGTCGCATTTATTTTGAATACTGATTTTTTTCTTATCATATCTTAGTCTTTGTCGACAATAAATTTCTTTGCAACTTAAAAGGTAATGAGGTATTAATTTAAAGTTATGAATGACGAACATTTTATGAAACTGGCTATTGCGCTTGCCCGGAAAGGACTTTTTTACGTTGGTCCTAATCCCATGGTTGGCGCTGTAATAGTCAAAAACGGCAGGATTATTGGACGAGGT
The sequence above is a segment of the Deltaproteobacteria bacterium HGW-Deltaproteobacteria-2 genome. Coding sequences within it:
- a CDS encoding dTDP-4-dehydrorhamnose 3,5-epimerase, whose translation is MIDGVIVKKLKVIPDERGRLMEIMRADDNFFQKFGQVYMTTAYPGVVKGWHYHKKQADNMAVVKGMMKIVLYDSRKDSATFGEINEIFAGCHNPVLVHIPAFVYHGFKCISEEEAIVINTPTEVYNYNEPDEYRLPAHGSEIKYDWGRKDG
- a CDS encoding spore coat protein, with product MKGVVLAGGLGSRLYPLTKVTNKHLLPVYNEPMIYYPIRILVNAGIEEILIVTGGNNAGDFLRLLENGKEFGLKHINYTYQQGEGGIAAALSLAEHFADKDKIVVVLGDNIIETNIRAAAEEFLKQKEGARILLKEVSDPQRFGVPVFEGKKIISVEEKPANPASNYAVIGIYMYDYRVFEFIRSLKPSERGELEITDVNNFYIREGKMQWDVLDGWWSDAGTFESLQSAGNMVAKTGANKI